One genomic region from Prunus persica cultivar Lovell chromosome G3, Prunus_persica_NCBIv2, whole genome shotgun sequence encodes:
- the LOC18783407 gene encoding protein ASPARTIC PROTEASE IN GUARD CELL 1 — MVVKASLILVLLVIFSCTLVAIAGIHNHNNQTPNGSTLAGMEVPEHMSFNAVSSSSHTGCSLSSSRKTKQSDSTMEKAVSDNEESDDDEDEVADDSVTKMRTHKQSVKLHLRHRSQNRESERKSSVIESTVRDLVRIQTLHTRIVEKKNQNTISRLQKDKKVHEFKPVVAPAASPESYTSELSGQLQATLKSGVSLGSGEYFMDVFIGTPPKHFSLILDTGSDLNWVQCAPCYACFEQDGPHYDPKDSTSFRDISCQDPRCRLVSSPDPPQPCKAENQTCPYFYWYGDSSNTTGDFSLETFTVNLTSHTGKTDFKRVENVMFGCGHWNRGLFHGAAGLLGLGRGPLSFASQLQSLYGHSFSYCLVDRNSDTNVSSKLIFGEDKELLSHPKLSYTSLVGGKENPADTFYYVQIKSIMVGGEVVDIPEETWNLTPEGAGGTIIDSGTTLSYFADPAYQIIKEAFSKKVKGYPVVKDFPFLDPCYNVSGVEKIVLPEFAILFADGAVWDFPVENYFIQIDPQEVVCLAVLGTPKSGLSIIGNYQQQNFHILYDTKKSRLGYVPMKCADVVVGLLRAHTESRRSRVFNLHLLEHWKRTCFWRHSSQQSAAASPTSQMVTFRFHQYQVVGRALPSEKDEHPKIYRMKLWATNEVRAKSKFWYFLRKLKKVKKSNGQVLAINEIFEKSPTTIKNYGIWLRYQSRTGYHNMYKEYRDTTLNGAVEDMYTEMASRHRVRSPCIQIIKTATIPAKLCKRESTKQFHNSKIKFPLVFKKVRPPTRKLKTTYKATRPNIFV, encoded by the exons ATGGTTGTTAAGGCTTCTCTCATACTGGTTCTCCTTGTAATCTTCTCCTGCACTCTAGTAGCGATTGCTGGAATTCACAACCACAACAATCAAACTCCTAATGGCTCCACTCTCGCTGGCATGGAAGTGCCAGAGCATATGAGCTTCAATGCTGTCTCCTCCTCATCCCACACTGGATGTAGCCTCAGCAGCTCAAGGAAAACCAAGCAATCAGATTCAACCATGGAAAAAGCAGTGTCCGATAATGAAGAATCTGACGACGACGAGGATGAAGTAGCTGATGATTCTGTGACAAAAATGAGAACCCATAAACAATCTGTGAAGCTCCACCTGAGGCACAGGTCACAGAACAGAGAATCCGAGCGTAAGAGTTCTGTGATTGAGTCCACAGTCAGAGACTTGGTCAGAATTCAGACCCTCCACACAAGGATTGTTgagaaaaagaatcaaaatacCATTTCAAGGCTACAGAAAGACAAGAAGGTCCACGAATTCAAGCCAGTTGTTGCTCCGGCAGCCTCGCCGGAGTCTTATACAAGCGAGCTTTCCGGTCAGCTTCAGGCGACTTTGAAGTCCGGGGTCAGTCTCGGTTCTGGAGAGTACTTCATGGATGTTTTTATTGGTACACCTCCTAAACACTTCTCTTTGATACTTGATACTGGTAGTGATCTTAATTGGGTTCAATGTGCACCTTGCTATGCTTGTTTTGAGCAAGATGGACCACATTATGATCCTAAAGATTCCACCTCTTTTCGAGACATAAGCTGCCAGGATCCGCGGTGTCGATTGGTTTCGTCCCCGGATCCTCCTCAGCCTTGCAAGGCTGAGAACCAAACATGTCCCTATTTCTACTGGTATGGGGACAGTTCCAATACCACTGGGGATTTTTCCCTTGAAACCTTTACTGTTAATCTCACATCACATACTGGGAAGACAGACTTTAAAAGAGTGGAGAATGTGATGTTTGGATGTGGCCATTGGAATAGAGGCCTGTTTCATGGGGCTGCAGGATTGTTAGGACTTGGGAGAGGGCCTCTCTCCTTTGCCTCTCAGCTTCAATCACTTTATGGCCATTCATTCTCATACTGTCTGGTAGATAGAAATAGTGACACCAATGTTAGCAGCAAGTTGATTTTTGGGGAGGACAAGGAGCTCTTGAGCCACCCAAAGTTGAGCTACACCTCATTGGTTGGAGGCAAAGAAAACCCTGCTGATACATTTTACTATGTCCAGATAAAATCCATCATGGTTGGAGGGGAAGTGGTTGACATACCAGAGGAGACTTGGAATTTGACACCAGAAGGTGCTGGAGGCACAATCATTGATTCTGGCACCACACTGAGTTATTTTGCAGATCCTGCATACCAGATTATCAAGGAGGCATTTTCAAAGAAGGTTAAAGGCTATCCAGTTGTAAAAGACTTCCCATTTTTAGATCCTTGTTACAATGTGTCTGGTGTTGAGAAGATAGTGCTTCCAGAATTTGCAATTCTGTTTGCTGATGGAGCAGTTTGGGATTTCCCAGTTGAGAATTACTTCATCCAGATCGATCCGCAAGAGGTTGTTTGCTTGGCAGTGCTAGGAACTCCAAAATCTGGTCTTTCAATCATTGGTAACTATCAGCAGCAGAATTTTCACATCCTCTATGACACAAAGAAGTCTAGGCTAGGATATGTACCAATGAAATGTGCTGAT GTCGTTG TTGGACTTTTGAGGGCCCATACAGAAAGCAGAAGAAGTAGGGTTTTTAACCTTCACTTGTTAGAGCATTGGAAGAGAACCTGTTTTTGGAGACACAGCAGCCAGCAGTCAGCAGCGGCCTCTCCCACATCCCAAATGGTTACCTTCAGG TTTCATCAGTACCAGGTGGTGGGAAGAGCCCTCCCTTCTGAAAAAGATGAGCATCCCAAGATCTACCGTATGAAGCTCTGGGCCACCAATGAGGTCCGTGCCAAATCCAAGTTCTG gtACTTTTTGAGGAAGttgaagaaagtgaagaaaagcaATGGACAAGTTTTGGCCATTAATGAG ATATTTGAGAAAAGTCCAACAACGATCAAGAACTACGGAATTTGGCTGCGATATCAGAGCCGAACTGGTTATCACAACATGTACAAGGAATACCGGGACACTACTCTCAATGGTGCTGTTGAAGACATGTACACTGAGATGGCATCTCGTCACAGGGTGAGGTCTCCATGCATCCAAATCATTAAGACAGCCACTATCCCTGCAAAACTTTGCAAGAGGGAGAGCACCAAGCAGTTCCATAACTCCAAGATCAAATTCCCATTGGTGTTCAAGAAGGTTAGGCCCCCAACCAGGAAGCTCAAGACGACATACAAGGCAACTAGGCCCAACATCTTTGTGTAA